In the Sphingobacterium sp. PCS056 genome, TACTTATTTATGCCGAGGCGACATTAGGAACCCAAGCGAGCACTTCAGATGCAACCGCATTAAATGCTTTCAATAAGGTTCACAATCGAGCGGGAAATTTCAACAACATCCCAGCTACATCTTTAACTGCAGACCTAATCTTTAAAGAAAGACGTGCCGAATTTGCTTATGAAGGCGATTTTTGGTTTGATGTGCAAAGAAGAGGTTTTGATTTTGCGAAGCAATTTGTGTCCAAACAGGAACGTGGTTCTTATACCGGTACTGGAATCAGCACATTCAAAACGACGATCAATAATGAAGCGCAGTTGTTTTTACCTATTCCGCAATCGGAAACTGTCTCTGATCCTGAATTATTAAAACCAGCAGTTCCTTATTACACGAATTAATCCCCTATAAAAATGAAAAATATATTAAAACCATTATTTATATCCATCGGGATGTTATGTGCAGTCGGAGTTTTTATAGGCTGTAAAAAAGAAGAAAGCAACTTAAGTGAGCCTTCCACCAATCCCAATCCACAAGAAATATCACCGGGCCAAGGTGCCGCAGGAGAAGTATTGACACTAAAAGGGACAGGATTAGGTGGAATTAAAACGATCTATTTTGAAAAAGATAGTATTGAAGCCACCTTAAATCCCAATTTCAATACAGACCATGCCGTGATCTTCCGTATTCCAGATGATGCAATACCTGCAGACCAAAATATTGTCTTTATCAATTACAAAGACGTCAAATTTACCGTTCCTTTTAAAGTACTGGGTCTTCCAAACATACTCGAAGTATCCAATTATAACTTTAAAGGAAATGGTGAGCTTACACTAACGGGTAAGAATTTTGCGGATATCTCCGAAGCTAAATTTGTCAAGGATGAGCAAGCTGTGATTCAAATTGTTTCGAAAACGGCTACTTCCATCACCTTGAAAATACCTGTAGTTGAATTTACACAATCCAAATTAATCTTGACGAATGAAGCAGGTAGTATCACCAGCAAAGATGATTTTGTCAATTTAGATAAAGCTTTAGTGTTATTTTATGAAGATATGGAACAAGGTCTTGTCAATGGTTCATGGGGACCGGCAGAAGTATCAAGTGAAGCGGCTAAATCAGGAACACATTCTTTCAAGATGACTTATAATAAAGGAAATTGGTCCGCTAATGGAATTGCCAATTGGTCAGGAGGAATTAACGTTCCTGTCGAATATACCTATATTTCATTCTGGTTAAAAGGTGGTACATCGGATCAGACTTTATATATCACCTCGAATACTCGAAATGTTGCCTATGGCAATTCGGATCGGAATACTGAACTTATTGTCAAGGCCAATAAATGGAATTACTTTAAATTGAAAACCGCAGATATAGATCAGTTTGTCAACGGTAGAAATATCGTTCAATTGGGATTTTGGCTTCCGGGTCCTGATGATGCTAATCAAAATATCTATTTAGATGATCTCATCTTTATTAAATAGTACCCAGTAAAAGGCGATCTTCGGATCGCCTTTTACATTACACAAATATCCGCGAGCCCGAAAAATTCTCCCTAAATTCGGTCGGCGTGCATCCCTTTTTCTTTTTAAAAATACGATTGAAATTGGAGATGTTATTAAAGCCACAGGTGAATGACACCTCTGCTACCGCATGTGTGGTTTCAATTAATAATCGGGTCGCATGCCCCAATCGAATTTCTGTTAACGAATCTATAAACGTGTTACCCGTTCGCTTTTTTATAAATCGGGAAAATGAAACCTCTGTCATATTGACCAATTTGGCAATTTCTTTCAACGATATTGGCTTACCATAATGGGCATTCATATATTCAAATGCCTTATCAAGCCGTCTGCTATTATACGAGAAATTGTCTACCTGAATAAAATTATCTCCCGATAAGGTTTGCACCCCGCGTGAAGAAGAAAGATCCCGTAAGATGAGCATCAGGGAAATCACAGAATCAAATCCTGATTTTTTATCCAGATCTTTTATCCGAGGGGCTATCATCTCAATGGCTTCTTTGGAAAAACTCAAGCCTTTGGATGATAATTCGAACATTTTTTTAATGAAATTAAGTTGATTGCGCTTTAGAAATTTTTCATCAAATAAATCCTTATGCCACTGTACCGTGATCTCCTGAATTTCCTCAGATTGACATTGGTGGGTAAACCAGGCATGGGGAAGATTGGGTCCTACCAATACCAATTCCAGCTCATCGATCGTTTCGATATGATTGCCGATAATACGCCTCGCTCCTTGTCCATTTATAATCAGGTTTAATTCATATTCATCATGATAATGCAGCGGAAAATCAAACTCCTTCTTGATGCGACTGAACATCGTAAAACAATCTGACGGCGTTAGTGGTGTTATTTCCTTAATGATATTGGTATGATCCATGATGTTTACAATTGGTATACTAATCTAGTATTTTTTATCAGATGTGATAAAAAAATATTAAATAAATTTTAAATAAAAATAGGTTTCATATCATTTAAACAAATGATAATGTCAGATTATCAATCAATATTGTTAAAATAGTATTAGCCTATTTTATAATTACTTTGTAATATTGAATCAACAATTAGCAACCTGATTATTTTACCAATAAATCTATTTATAGTGCGATTTTCAATATTCAATTTATTCATGTGCTCACTCTTATCCATGTATTTACTTCCGTTAAGGGCGCAAGTATTGATCGACCAAGAAGCAACAATAGAAACCAAAAACCTGTATCAAAACCTATTCAAATTACAAGATAAAAAAGCTTTACTATTTGGACACCAAGATGCATTAGCCTACGGTGTCACTTGGAAAGATGTACCGAATCGATCGGATGTCAAGGACGTCGTTGGCGACTATCCGGCTGTCTTTGGATGGGATATTGGTGGCATTGAGCACCAACGTTCGCATAATATCGATCAGGTATCATTTGCTAAAATGAAAGCATTTATCGTGGATCGTTTTGAAGCTGGGTCTATTAACACCATCAGTTGGCATATGGACAATCCACAAAGCTTAGGAAACTCATGGGATACCACAACGGCAGTCGCCAGCATTATTCCTGGTGGTAAAAACCATCAGTTATATGTCCAATGGTTAGATCGTGCCGCAGATTTTCTGAAGGAACTTAAAACGAAAGAAGGCGTATATGCCCCCATTCTATTTCGACCTTTTCATGAACATAATGGTGGCTGGTTTTGGTGGGGAAATCCACACTGTTCTCCAGATGATTATATCAAGTTATGGAAGTTTACCGTGGATTATCTGAAAAATAAAAAGAATATTCACCACCTGATCTACGTCTATAATACCAATAATTTTCAATCTGAAGAGGAATTTATCCATAGATACCCCGGCAATGATTATGCTGATATGATGAGTTTCGATACGTATCAATTCGCCAAGCCATCCCCTTCTAAGGCAGAACTTGAACAATCAAAAAAAGATTTCACGGCCTTGCTACGGAATAATTTAGCCGTATTGCAGCAATATGCCCAGAAAAATCAAAAACCGATGGCACTCGCGGAAACAGGATTTGAAACCATTCCCGATCCTACTTGGTGGACGCAGAATTTATATGCATCTGTTCAAGATTTTGATATCTGTTATGTTTTGATCTGGAGAAATCATGGTTTGAAAAAAGAAGAAAATCAAATGCATTATTATGCTCCATATAAGGGACATCCCTCCTCCTCAGATTTCAAAAACTTCTACGCCTTACCTAACGTCTATTTTGGAAAGAAAACTAAAGCGCTAAATCTCTATAAATAAATGATGAAAACAGAAAAACTATCCTTTAAGGAGAAAGTGGGCTATGGCTTTGGAGATTTTGCATCTTCTATGTTTTGGAAAATATTCTCCGTGTACCTGCTCTATTATTATACTGACGTATTTGGTATTTCCGCCGCTGTAGTAGGGACCATGTTTTTGATCACACGGATTTGGGATACCGCATTTGATCCTCTTGTAGGGATCATATCCGACCGTACACACACCAAGTGGGGGAAATTTAGACCTTTTATTTTATGGATTGCGCTCCCTTTTGGTCTGATTGGCATCCTGACCTTTTCAGCCCCCGAACTGAGTCAATCGGGTAAGATTATTTATGCTTATTGTACCTATACCTTGATGATGATGATCTATTCGCTTATCAATGTGCCTTATGCCTCATTAATGGGTGTCATGACCGCTGATATCAAAGAAAGGACGACCTTATCTTCTTATCGATTTGTATTTGCATTTGCTGGAAGCATCTTAGTTTTAGGATTAGCAGAACCGGTGGTTGATTATTTTGGAAAAGTGGAAAATGGTCTATTCGATGCTCAAAGAGGATGGCAGTATACCATGATTATTTTTGCTTGTATCGCTTCTATTTTATTCTATTTTACATTTGCATGGACAAGAGAACGAATCCTTCCTGTTAAAAGTACCGACAATTCGCTGAGGGATGACCTGCGTGATTTAGCTACCAACAAGCCTTGGTTTATATTGCTTGCTGCAGGGATTGCGACATTGATTTTCAATTCCCTACGTGATGGTTCTGCTATTTTCTATTTTAAATACTACTTTACCAATCAAAATGCCATACATATTCCATTTCTAAATCTCCATTTAAACTATTCCACACTCTACCTGGTATTAGGTCAAGGGGCTAATATTATTGGGGTATTACTTGTCAAGCCCGTTGCAGATCGATTAGGAAAGAAAAAAACATTTGCCTCGGCGATGATCCTTGCCGGGATCCTGAGTTTATTTTTTTATAGTTTAGAAGAGACACAGGTGGCTTATATTTTTATTTTACAATGCTTAATTTCCATCTGTGCAGGAGCAATTTTTCCTTTATTATGGTCCATGTATGGCGATATTGCCGATTATTCGGAATGGAAAACTGGACGTAGAGCAACAGGATTGATCTTCTCCTCCTCCTCGATGTCTCAAAAGTTAGGCTGGACGATGGGTGGAGCATTGACAGGCTGGATATTGGCCATCTATGGCTTCGAAGCCAATGCAATACAAACCGATAGTGCAAAAAATGGAATTCGCTTAATGATGAGTATTATTCCTGCCATAGGGGCATT is a window encoding:
- a CDS encoding cell shape determination protein CcmA, with the translated sequence MKNILKPLFISIGMLCAVGVFIGCKKEESNLSEPSTNPNPQEISPGQGAAGEVLTLKGTGLGGIKTIYFEKDSIEATLNPNFNTDHAVIFRIPDDAIPADQNIVFINYKDVKFTVPFKVLGLPNILEVSNYNFKGNGELTLTGKNFADISEAKFVKDEQAVIQIVSKTATSITLKIPVVEFTQSKLILTNEAGSITSKDDFVNLDKALVLFYEDMEQGLVNGSWGPAEVSSEAAKSGTHSFKMTYNKGNWSANGIANWSGGINVPVEYTYISFWLKGGTSDQTLYITSNTRNVAYGNSDRNTELIVKANKWNYFKLKTADIDQFVNGRNIVQLGFWLPGPDDANQNIYLDDLIFIK
- a CDS encoding helix-turn-helix domain-containing protein, whose translation is MDHTNIIKEITPLTPSDCFTMFSRIKKEFDFPLHYHDEYELNLIINGQGARRIIGNHIETIDELELVLVGPNLPHAWFTHQCQSEEIQEITVQWHKDLFDEKFLKRNQLNFIKKMFELSSKGLSFSKEAIEMIAPRIKDLDKKSGFDSVISLMLILRDLSSSRGVQTLSGDNFIQVDNFSYNSRRLDKAFEYMNAHYGKPISLKEIAKLVNMTEVSFSRFIKKRTGNTFIDSLTEIRLGHATRLLIETTHAVAEVSFTCGFNNISNFNRIFKKKKGCTPTEFRENFSGSRIFV
- a CDS encoding glycoside hydrolase family 26 protein, with the translated sequence MCSLLSMYLLPLRAQVLIDQEATIETKNLYQNLFKLQDKKALLFGHQDALAYGVTWKDVPNRSDVKDVVGDYPAVFGWDIGGIEHQRSHNIDQVSFAKMKAFIVDRFEAGSINTISWHMDNPQSLGNSWDTTTAVASIIPGGKNHQLYVQWLDRAADFLKELKTKEGVYAPILFRPFHEHNGGWFWWGNPHCSPDDYIKLWKFTVDYLKNKKNIHHLIYVYNTNNFQSEEEFIHRYPGNDYADMMSFDTYQFAKPSPSKAELEQSKKDFTALLRNNLAVLQQYAQKNQKPMALAETGFETIPDPTWWTQNLYASVQDFDICYVLIWRNHGLKKEENQMHYYAPYKGHPSSSDFKNFYALPNVYFGKKTKALNLYK
- a CDS encoding MFS transporter, whose protein sequence is MMKTEKLSFKEKVGYGFGDFASSMFWKIFSVYLLYYYTDVFGISAAVVGTMFLITRIWDTAFDPLVGIISDRTHTKWGKFRPFILWIALPFGLIGILTFSAPELSQSGKIIYAYCTYTLMMMIYSLINVPYASLMGVMTADIKERTTLSSYRFVFAFAGSILVLGLAEPVVDYFGKVENGLFDAQRGWQYTMIIFACIASILFYFTFAWTRERILPVKSTDNSLRDDLRDLATNKPWFILLAAGIATLIFNSLRDGSAIFYFKYYFTNQNAIHIPFLNLHLNYSTLYLVLGQGANIIGVLLVKPVADRLGKKKTFASAMILAGILSLFFYSLEETQVAYIFILQCLISICAGAIFPLLWSMYGDIADYSEWKTGRRATGLIFSSSSMSQKLGWTMGGALTGWILAIYGFEANAIQTDSAKNGIRLMMSIIPAIGALISVIFIYFYSLTDAKMYAISEELEKRRNHH